A genomic segment from Alistipes senegalensis JC50 encodes:
- a CDS encoding M64 family metallopeptidase, with translation MKSYLRLLWGIVLFGCCACTTSQDRTTLLEVSPRSVVLPHEGGDEWIELQADGAWTSEVSPPIAREWLTTEPASGGAGKHRVRLHVAPNADFAQRDASVYFDAAELSQVVAVTQAPTLVTPGRLELPALNTTEYLTVGSASEPLEVALSPQAEWCTAVVEGARMRIRVSTNLGAERSVTLHVTAGRFTQDVVLVQRAFDPVRNYGDGEVVALQRATSGNGVCLVVVGDGYTLAEMARGTGKYETDMRRAAEAFFSVYPYSAYRSYFDVYMLTAISEEAGMSCVSPSETVDTKFSTLWQGVSTSISCDDGAVRDWLTRVTALTGRRMQDLTVVMPINRAVYAGTCLMWTDGFSISMIPVGSSFDKLVVHEAGGHGFAKLLDEYVYYETEIPAKTRSEIESFKNFGFYINADFSPDISQTTWRDFAARPDYPMVGTYPGAGTYRSGIWRPEENSCMNDNVAYFNAPSRWAQIRRIRRLAGEPDYTFDAFLLEDQRPAYPVGTRSGIGDLSRFVPSGPPVVITEPSDR, from the coding sequence ATGAAGAGTTATTTACGGTTGTTGTGGGGCATCGTGCTGTTCGGTTGCTGCGCCTGCACGACTTCGCAGGATCGGACGACGCTGTTGGAGGTTTCGCCCCGGAGTGTCGTGTTGCCGCACGAGGGCGGGGACGAATGGATCGAATTGCAGGCCGACGGAGCCTGGACTTCGGAGGTGTCGCCTCCGATAGCGCGGGAGTGGCTGACGACCGAACCCGCCTCGGGCGGAGCCGGGAAACATCGGGTCCGGCTGCACGTTGCACCGAACGCGGATTTCGCACAGCGCGATGCCTCGGTCTATTTCGATGCGGCGGAGCTTTCGCAGGTGGTTGCGGTTACGCAGGCTCCGACCCTCGTGACTCCCGGACGACTCGAATTGCCGGCTCTCAATACCACCGAGTATCTGACGGTCGGATCGGCTTCCGAACCGCTCGAAGTCGCGCTCTCCCCGCAGGCGGAGTGGTGTACGGCCGTGGTCGAGGGGGCGCGGATGCGCATCCGGGTCTCGACGAATCTCGGCGCGGAAAGGTCCGTGACGTTGCATGTGACGGCCGGCCGGTTCACGCAGGATGTCGTGCTCGTGCAGCGGGCCTTCGATCCGGTGAGAAACTACGGCGACGGCGAGGTCGTTGCGCTGCAACGGGCCACATCCGGAAACGGCGTGTGTCTGGTCGTCGTGGGGGACGGCTACACGCTTGCCGAGATGGCCCGGGGAACGGGGAAGTATGAAACCGACATGCGGCGAGCGGCCGAAGCCTTCTTCTCGGTCTATCCTTACAGCGCCTACCGCTCCTATTTCGATGTCTACATGCTGACTGCGATTTCCGAGGAGGCGGGCATGAGCTGTGTCTCTCCGTCGGAGACCGTGGATACGAAATTCTCGACGCTGTGGCAGGGGGTATCGACCTCGATTTCGTGCGATGACGGAGCCGTCCGCGACTGGCTGACGCGGGTGACGGCACTGACGGGGCGCCGCATGCAGGATTTGACGGTCGTCATGCCGATCAACCGGGCGGTGTATGCCGGGACCTGTCTGATGTGGACCGACGGTTTTTCGATCTCCATGATTCCCGTCGGAAGCAGTTTCGACAAACTTGTGGTGCACGAGGCCGGCGGACACGGTTTCGCCAAGCTGCTCGACGAATACGTCTATTACGAGACCGAGATTCCGGCGAAAACCCGGAGCGAAATCGAGAGTTTCAAAAACTTCGGATTCTATATCAATGCGGACTTTTCGCCCGACATCTCCCAGACGACGTGGCGGGATTTCGCCGCGCGGCCCGATTATCCGATGGTCGGAACCTATCCCGGGGCGGGCACCTACCGTTCGGGGATCTGGCGTCCGGAGGAGAACAGCTGCATGAACGACAATGTCGCCTATTTCAACGCCCCGAGCCGATGGGCCCAGATCCGGCGTATCCGGAGGCTCGCCGGCGAGCCGGATTATACGTTCGACGCGTTTCTGCTCGAAGATCAGCGCCCGGCTTATCCGGTCGGAACGCGCTCGGGAATCGGGGATTTGTCCCGCTTCGTGCCGTCGGGGCCTCCCGTGGTCATCACGGAGCCGTCGGACCGTTGA
- the pgmB gene encoding beta-phosphoglucomutase — MIACCLFDLDGVIVDTARYHYLAWASLARELGFEFTPEAGEATKGVSRMASLDIVLHAGGLDDRFSPAEKERLAAEKNARYLAYVSAMTPAEVLPGAAAFLRDVRAHGVLTVLGSASKNAGTILDRCGLRPLFDAVVDGTGVTHPKPDPEVFAKGAGAVGARPENCVVFEDAAAGIEAAARAGMRSVGVGGGPLLAGASMQLKGFEGFTFEMLCREID, encoded by the coding sequence ATGATCGCTTGCTGTCTGTTCGATCTCGACGGAGTTATCGTCGATACGGCCCGTTATCACTATCTGGCATGGGCCTCGCTGGCCCGGGAGCTGGGTTTCGAGTTCACGCCCGAGGCGGGAGAAGCCACCAAAGGCGTGAGCCGCATGGCTTCGCTCGACATCGTGCTGCATGCCGGGGGACTGGATGACCGCTTCTCCCCGGCCGAAAAGGAGCGTCTCGCCGCGGAGAAGAACGCCCGCTATCTGGCTTATGTCTCGGCGATGACGCCCGCGGAGGTGCTTCCGGGCGCTGCCGCGTTCCTGCGCGACGTGCGCGCCCACGGCGTGCTGACCGTGCTGGGCTCCGCGTCGAAGAACGCCGGGACGATCCTCGACCGCTGCGGGCTTCGGCCGCTGTTCGACGCCGTGGTCGATGGCACCGGGGTCACGCATCCCAAGCCCGATCCCGAGGTTTTTGCCAAAGGGGCCGGGGCGGTCGGTGCGCGGCCCGAAAACTGCGTGGTGTTCGAGGACGCCGCCGCGGGTATCGAGGCCGCGGCGCGCGCCGGCATGCGCTCGGTGGGTGTCGGCGGCGGCCCTCTGCTCGCGGGGGCCTCGATGCAGCTGAAAGGATTCGAAGGATTTACGTTTGAGATGTTATGCAGAGAAATAGACTGA
- a CDS encoding SusC/RagA family TonB-linked outer membrane protein: MKMILRQALVLLSVLLQCGAAFAQPRSVTGRVADVNGMPVVGATVVVKEARSSGAITDSDGRYQIRIPEGGKTLLFSFVGYQTQEQVVAPGRTRLDVVLQPSSTEIEQVVVTGYSQTTVKKVTGSVGILTADELKLKPQTSVDALMQGELAGVSVTPTTGRPGASQRIRIRGIANLSGNTAPLWVVDGVPMQNEGPSTNLSSNELKAGGFDDIFIYGIGGVNPNDIESIVVLKDAAAAAIYGSRAANGVIVVTTKRGKAGKMKVNFSSNVTVSFRPQRQPSLMNTAEKLAWERELWDEFAAEKYAQSLLDPSVIYPTVGIVGQVRSGQLAFSHLKGDPAAQEAYLNSLAATDTDWYDVILRNAVSVNGHVSVSGGENAYNYYLSLGYTNDQGMLIEDSADRYTFKANLGFKPTRRLSFDVGADISYRQADTPNPSVDPFTYAYFANPYEKPYNDDGSYANDQTWLSLPNYNRDTYEDLPEKGFNILREIEGNKTKTDYVSTEVRMGLEYKLLENLKFVGLASYNFNNNDTQTTREEDTYGAFKDRLSIHRTHNGNLYGSILENKSRRTGYLLRGHLSYVGEYGEGHTLNVVGGAELRGNDSHTLFNKRFNYDPRTGNTALPPIEKPSESTLREIERLTGEYFTKSRYASFYLSADYSFRDRYILSVTGRADGSSYFGTHAQFNPNWSVGGAWILTEEPFMASARKVLHYAKLKASYGFTGNIVTSASPQLMMNYSLQTYREYMNQNHLVGTISSAPNPNLGWEKVNDVKVGLDLGFLDGRLSLETEYYSRLTKGAVDDKPLYVTTGFTHQAANFARLRNRGIEFTLRGGIVQTRDWTLDASVNFAFNSNKVLEYASSVSFQHMKLNYYEGYPARALIGGKVVGIDPLTGLYEFKLRPDAVISSDADYTDEANYLYYLGNREAPFNGGFSLSAGYRNLRLSVNGVFSFGSYAYDRNESPATYSQIAAGSVSTMDRAQTEYSDLYSNHLNVWKDRTDRWTEANPTGTKYPRIYDSFDAKYHFDQSNPTSNAVVDGIYIYKISYVRIKNITLSYSLPRKVVNRGGFDAVSFNVSLANFFTFTDYKGMDPEVPGAIYPTTRSVTFGVTLGF; the protein is encoded by the coding sequence ATGAAGATGATTTTACGTCAAGCCTTGGTTCTGCTGTCGGTTCTGTTGCAGTGCGGTGCTGCGTTCGCACAGCCGCGGTCCGTTACGGGACGGGTTGCGGATGTGAACGGGATGCCCGTGGTCGGGGCGACGGTGGTCGTGAAGGAGGCGCGCAGCAGCGGGGCGATCACGGATTCCGACGGACGCTACCAAATCCGGATTCCCGAAGGCGGCAAGACCCTTCTGTTTTCATTTGTCGGTTATCAGACGCAGGAGCAGGTCGTGGCTCCGGGGCGTACACGTTTGGACGTGGTTCTGCAACCCTCCTCCACGGAGATCGAACAGGTCGTCGTGACGGGATATTCGCAGACCACGGTCAAGAAGGTTACCGGTTCGGTGGGAATCCTGACGGCCGACGAATTGAAACTCAAGCCGCAGACCTCGGTGGATGCCCTGATGCAGGGCGAGCTGGCCGGCGTTTCGGTGACGCCGACGACGGGACGGCCGGGGGCCAGTCAGCGGATTCGTATCCGCGGCATCGCCAACCTCTCGGGAAATACGGCGCCGCTGTGGGTGGTCGATGGGGTCCCGATGCAGAACGAGGGTCCGAGTACGAATCTGAGTTCCAACGAACTCAAGGCCGGAGGCTTCGACGATATTTTCATTTACGGTATCGGCGGGGTGAACCCGAACGATATCGAGTCGATCGTCGTGCTGAAGGATGCCGCGGCTGCTGCGATCTACGGTTCCCGGGCGGCGAACGGCGTCATCGTGGTGACTACCAAGCGGGGCAAGGCCGGCAAGATGAAGGTCAATTTCTCGTCGAATGTCACGGTTTCGTTCCGGCCGCAGCGGCAGCCGTCGCTGATGAATACGGCCGAGAAACTGGCCTGGGAGCGGGAGCTTTGGGACGAATTCGCGGCTGAGAAATATGCGCAGTCGCTTCTGGACCCGTCGGTGATCTATCCTACGGTGGGCATCGTGGGGCAGGTGCGTTCGGGACAGCTGGCCTTTTCGCATCTCAAGGGCGACCCGGCGGCGCAGGAAGCCTATCTGAACAGTCTGGCTGCGACCGACACCGACTGGTACGACGTGATTCTTCGCAACGCCGTGTCGGTAAACGGTCATGTTTCGGTGAGCGGCGGCGAGAATGCCTACAACTACTATCTTTCGTTGGGTTACACCAATGACCAGGGCATGCTCATCGAGGACAGCGCCGACCGCTACACCTTCAAGGCGAATCTGGGATTCAAACCGACGCGGCGCCTGTCGTTCGACGTGGGGGCCGACATTTCGTACCGGCAGGCCGATACGCCGAATCCGAGTGTCGATCCCTTCACCTATGCCTACTTCGCCAATCCCTACGAGAAACCCTACAACGACGACGGAAGCTATGCGAACGACCAGACGTGGCTTTCGCTGCCCAACTACAACCGCGATACCTATGAGGACCTGCCGGAAAAGGGCTTCAACATTCTCCGGGAGATCGAGGGCAACAAGACGAAGACCGATTATGTTTCGACGGAGGTGCGTATGGGGCTCGAATACAAGCTGCTGGAGAATCTGAAATTCGTCGGTCTGGCCTCCTACAATTTCAATAACAACGATACGCAGACCACGCGGGAGGAGGACACCTACGGGGCTTTCAAGGACCGGTTGAGCATCCACCGTACGCATAACGGCAATCTCTACGGCTCCATTCTGGAAAACAAGAGCCGCCGCACGGGGTATCTGCTGCGCGGTCATCTCTCCTATGTCGGGGAGTACGGCGAGGGGCATACGCTGAATGTCGTGGGAGGAGCCGAATTGCGGGGCAACGATTCGCATACGCTCTTCAACAAACGGTTCAACTATGATCCGCGGACCGGGAATACGGCCCTTCCGCCGATCGAGAAACCCTCGGAGAGCACGCTGCGGGAGATCGAGCGTCTGACGGGCGAGTATTTCACCAAGTCCCGTTATGCGTCGTTCTACCTTTCGGCCGACTATTCGTTCCGGGACCGTTATATTCTGAGCGTCACGGGGCGCGCCGACGGCAGCTCCTATTTCGGCACGCATGCGCAGTTCAATCCGAACTGGAGTGTGGGTGGAGCCTGGATTCTGACCGAGGAGCCCTTCATGGCATCGGCCCGCAAGGTGCTCCATTACGCCAAGCTGAAAGCCTCTTACGGCTTTACGGGAAATATCGTGACGAGCGCCTCGCCGCAGCTGATGATGAACTATTCGTTGCAGACCTACCGCGAATATATGAACCAGAACCATTTGGTCGGAACGATCTCTTCGGCGCCCAATCCGAATCTGGGGTGGGAGAAGGTCAACGACGTGAAGGTGGGTCTGGACCTGGGATTCCTGGACGGCCGGCTTTCGCTCGAAACGGAGTATTACAGCCGTCTGACCAAAGGCGCTGTGGACGACAAGCCGCTCTACGTGACCACGGGATTCACCCATCAGGCGGCCAATTTCGCCCGCCTGCGCAACCGGGGTATCGAGTTCACGCTCCGGGGCGGGATCGTTCAGACCCGGGACTGGACGCTGGATGCTTCGGTCAATTTCGCTTTCAACTCGAACAAGGTGCTCGAATATGCGAGTTCGGTATCGTTCCAGCATATGAAGCTCAACTACTACGAGGGCTATCCGGCCCGGGCGCTCATCGGCGGCAAGGTGGTCGGGATCGACCCCCTGACGGGTCTTTACGAATTCAAACTGCGCCCCGATGCGGTCATTTCGAGCGATGCGGACTACACCGACGAAGCCAACTACCTCTACTATCTGGGGAACCGGGAGGCGCCGTTCAACGGCGGTTTCAGCCTTTCGGCCGGATACCGGAATCTGCGTCTGTCGGTCAACGGCGTCTTTTCGTTCGGGTCTTACGCCTATGACCGCAACGAGTCGCCGGCGACTTACAGCCAGATCGCTGCGGGAAGCGTCTCCACGATGGACCGGGCGCAGACGGAGTACAGCGACCTGTATTCGAACCACCTGAATGTCTGGAAAGACCGCACCGACCGTTGGACGGAGGCGAACCCTACGGGGACGAAGTACCCGCGGATCTACGACTCGTTCGACGCGAAGTACCATTTCGACCAGTCGAATCCGACCTCCAATGCCGTGGTCGATGGAATCTATATCTACAAGATTTCGTACGTGCGGATCAAGAACATCACGCTCTCCTACTCATTGCCGCGCAAGGTGGTCAACCGGGGCGGATTCGATGCCGTGAGCTTCAACGTAAGTCTGGCCAACTTCTTTACATTCACCGATTACAAGGGCATGGACCCGGAGGTTCCGGGCGCGATCTATCCCACGACGCGCTCCGTGACGTTCGGCGTGACGCTCGGATTCTAA
- a CDS encoding zinc-dependent metalloprotease, which produces MRERYDMRWIVTLMMLLSVLCDTTPAAARKRRATAPEPRKTAYERLFAGKNPRTVQGLFTLHLLDGDVYFEVPDSMLGRDLLLGVTVLSVSDGEESSVGMQPSRPRHVVFQRTDSLLQIAALDSRSRSDDPAIGRALAASRQPSVIASFPIEAVTPDSSGVVVRATSFFRNGESYLSPKDPKSYSSRDGFVLRSYEYRSEASWIRDIAAFSDNVSVVSELSYEVSSYAFGVISRGDPELFTAAVRTSFLLLPEPMTTVREADLRVGTSTSRYVEYSADRQGAEVRYYASRWRVDAGRPIVFYLDERFPAAWKPYIERGILLWNDAFERIGLPRAIEVRRVSAEGLPDVNDIRYSAVRYVPSPARDLRFNAWTDPRTGEILSANIYISHNIGPQIQTERLLQTGAADPRARRLELDEALFGESLSAKVARYTGFCLGLLPNMGASQTVPLDSLRSAHYTAANGLSASILDELPLNYAARPEDFRNGVKLCQTSLGPYDYRAVEWLYGDGAVSDDPSCRFLREQPEKFALDPRARASDLGDDPLRAADAGLANLAVVLRHVSEWIDDEDVDYAYRSAFPESVSFYCNALFGSVIARLGGVRINERYAGDAGRSFEPLPAGTQREAMRWLLSRLDDLQWLDSRSLIVGEGLNPGIADFIRTETFDRILGSLDRIALCASLTDGEAYTRAEALDDLSAYLWDNADPADELVKQPLQLRFLNRLLALAEQAAGRKSKLRSDYFAEAVTAENSAGFAPLAGVSYLTRPEDGHLLYGVLLDCRDRIAAARNRSASPQMRGHYALLLRRVTHFLENK; this is translated from the coding sequence ATGAGAGAAAGATACGATATGCGATGGATCGTGACGCTGATGATGCTGTTGTCGGTGCTGTGCGACACGACGCCCGCGGCGGCCCGCAAGCGGCGCGCGACGGCTCCCGAACCGCGTAAGACGGCTTACGAACGGCTTTTCGCCGGTAAGAATCCCCGAACGGTGCAGGGATTGTTCACCCTGCATCTGCTCGACGGGGATGTCTATTTCGAGGTGCCCGATTCGATGCTCGGACGTGACCTGCTGCTGGGGGTTACGGTGCTGTCGGTCAGCGACGGCGAGGAGTCGTCGGTCGGGATGCAGCCTTCGCGTCCGCGCCATGTCGTTTTCCAGCGAACCGATTCGCTTTTGCAGATTGCCGCACTCGACAGCCGTTCGCGCAGCGACGATCCGGCGATCGGGCGGGCGCTGGCCGCGAGCCGGCAGCCCTCCGTGATCGCGTCGTTTCCCATCGAGGCGGTTACGCCCGACAGCAGCGGCGTCGTGGTGCGTGCGACATCGTTCTTCCGGAACGGCGAGAGTTACCTTTCGCCCAAGGACCCGAAGAGTTACAGCAGCCGCGACGGATTCGTCCTGCGGAGTTACGAATACCGTTCTGAAGCCTCCTGGATACGCGATATAGCGGCCTTTAGCGACAATGTCTCGGTGGTGAGCGAGCTCTCCTACGAAGTCTCGTCCTACGCTTTCGGCGTGATTTCTCGGGGCGATCCCGAGCTCTTCACGGCGGCCGTGCGGACATCGTTCCTGCTGCTGCCCGAACCGATGACGACGGTCCGTGAAGCGGATCTGCGCGTGGGCACCTCCACGTCGCGTTACGTCGAATACAGCGCCGACCGGCAGGGCGCCGAAGTCCGTTATTACGCCTCCCGGTGGCGGGTGGATGCCGGGCGTCCCATCGTCTTCTATCTCGACGAGCGTTTTCCGGCGGCGTGGAAACCCTATATCGAACGGGGCATACTGCTCTGGAACGATGCCTTCGAGCGGATCGGTCTTCCGCGGGCCATCGAGGTGCGGCGTGTCTCGGCGGAGGGGCTGCCCGACGTGAACGACATTCGCTATTCGGCCGTACGCTACGTTCCTTCGCCGGCCCGCGATCTGCGGTTCAACGCCTGGACCGATCCGCGGACGGGAGAGATTCTGAGCGCCAACATCTACATCAGCCATAATATCGGGCCGCAGATCCAGACCGAACGGCTTCTTCAGACGGGAGCCGCCGATCCCCGGGCGCGGCGGCTGGAACTCGACGAGGCGCTTTTCGGCGAGAGCCTGTCGGCGAAGGTGGCCCGTTATACGGGTTTTTGCCTGGGGCTGCTGCCTAACATGGGGGCTTCGCAGACAGTGCCGCTCGATTCGCTGCGCAGCGCGCATTATACGGCCGCGAACGGACTTTCGGCCTCGATTCTCGACGAGCTGCCGTTGAACTATGCGGCGCGTCCCGAAGATTTCCGGAACGGTGTGAAACTCTGTCAGACATCGCTGGGGCCGTACGATTACCGCGCCGTCGAGTGGCTTTACGGCGACGGGGCGGTGAGCGACGATCCGTCGTGCCGTTTTCTGCGGGAACAGCCGGAAAAATTCGCGCTCGATCCCCGGGCCCGGGCCTCGGATCTGGGCGACGATCCGCTGCGGGCGGCCGATGCCGGGCTGGCGAATCTTGCCGTTGTTCTGCGCCATGTCTCGGAGTGGATCGACGACGAGGATGTCGATTATGCCTACCGTTCGGCCTTCCCCGAGTCGGTTTCGTTCTATTGCAATGCGTTGTTCGGCTCCGTGATCGCCCGCTTGGGCGGAGTGCGGATCAACGAACGCTATGCCGGAGATGCGGGCCGGAGTTTCGAGCCGCTTCCCGCCGGGACGCAGCGGGAGGCGATGCGGTGGCTGCTGTCGCGGCTCGACGATCTGCAATGGCTCGACAGCCGTTCGCTGATCGTGGGGGAGGGGCTCAACCCCGGAATCGCGGATTTCATCCGTACGGAGACCTTCGACCGGATTCTGGGAAGCCTGGACCGCATTGCGCTCTGCGCTTCGTTGACCGACGGGGAGGCTTACACGCGCGCGGAGGCGCTGGACGACCTCTCGGCCTATCTTTGGGACAATGCGGACCCGGCGGACGAACTCGTCAAGCAGCCGTTGCAACTGCGATTCCTGAATCGGTTGCTGGCCCTTGCCGAACAGGCTGCGGGCCGGAAATCGAAGCTGCGTTCGGACTATTTCGCCGAGGCTGTGACGGCGGAGAATTCCGCAGGCTTCGCTCCGCTTGCCGGGGTTTCCTACCTCACGCGGCCCGAGGACGGCCATCTGCTCTACGGCGTGCTGCTCGACTGCCGGGATCGGATTGCGGCCGCCCGGAATCGGAGCGCCTCGCCGCAGATGCGGGGACACTACGCATTGTTGCTGCGTCGGGTGACGCACTTTCTTGAAAACAAGTGA
- a CDS encoding RagB/SusD family nutrient uptake outer membrane protein yields the protein MKRKIWMTVLAALLFGGCKRYLDVTPQGKIIPETEEDFEALLNNMLYAIEEGTDEDILGCYDRVILYESISDNLDANISAGRLTLYAGDVANNFQKGYYEGLYSAIKDCNLILEHMLEKDSAKARALCAAAYAIKGVCYYNLIRIYCEPYDAATASSLPGIPIVERFDVESDAVPDRNTLARSYEYAVSLFRKAIDCHMTDESYLFTEAVAKTYLAKLYFWAEEWSEVIPLCEELLAVPSYALADRSVYTESIQSYGERLQEVIIRDRTTGDDDVKTLYDETFQRYLNTRPVNATLLKLFGAEPQKDVRWNIMCDAKRVNRKTVTVRVRGSELHLMLAESYAHPGAQQDEAKALSLLNELRRKRIEDVEDYTLRTLPEPDPGALITVDAAGKPLTPLISAILDERRKELYMEGDRWFELKRNGCPEWWVIQQSGSTLPVKYVVRRYLYTMPVSVRDIRNSQGKIAQNPGYEF from the coding sequence ATGAAACGGAAAATATGGATGACAGTCCTGGCAGCGCTGCTTTTCGGCGGATGCAAGCGCTATCTCGACGTGACGCCGCAGGGAAAGATCATCCCTGAAACGGAGGAGGATTTCGAAGCCTTGCTGAACAACATGCTGTATGCCATCGAGGAGGGTACGGACGAAGATATCCTGGGCTGCTACGACCGGGTGATTCTCTACGAGTCGATCTCCGACAATCTCGATGCGAACATCTCGGCCGGGCGTCTGACGCTCTATGCGGGCGATGTGGCGAACAACTTTCAGAAGGGGTATTACGAGGGCCTTTATTCGGCGATCAAGGATTGTAACCTGATTCTGGAGCACATGCTCGAAAAGGACTCCGCGAAGGCCCGGGCGTTGTGTGCCGCAGCCTATGCCATCAAGGGCGTATGCTATTACAATCTGATCCGGATCTACTGCGAGCCGTACGATGCGGCGACGGCCTCCTCTCTGCCGGGCATTCCCATCGTCGAGCGTTTCGATGTGGAAAGCGATGCGGTGCCCGACCGCAACACCCTCGCCCGGAGCTACGAGTATGCGGTTTCGCTCTTCCGCAAGGCGATCGATTGCCACATGACCGACGAGTCGTATCTTTTCACGGAGGCGGTGGCGAAGACCTACCTGGCCAAGCTCTATTTCTGGGCGGAAGAGTGGTCCGAGGTGATTCCGCTGTGCGAGGAGCTGTTGGCCGTACCGTCCTACGCCCTTGCGGACAGAAGCGTCTATACGGAGTCGATCCAGTCTTACGGCGAGCGGTTGCAGGAGGTCATCATCCGCGACCGGACGACGGGCGACGACGACGTGAAGACACTCTACGACGAGACTTTTCAGCGATACCTGAACACGCGGCCGGTGAATGCCACGCTGTTGAAACTTTTCGGTGCGGAACCGCAGAAAGATGTGCGTTGGAACATCATGTGCGATGCGAAGCGGGTTAACCGGAAGACCGTGACGGTGCGGGTCCGGGGTTCGGAACTGCATCTGATGCTTGCCGAGAGTTATGCCCACCCGGGGGCGCAGCAGGACGAGGCGAAGGCATTGTCGCTGCTCAACGAACTGCGCCGCAAGCGTATCGAAGATGTTGAGGATTACACGCTTCGGACGCTTCCCGAGCCGGACCCCGGGGCGCTGATCACGGTGGATGCCGCGGGCAAGCCCCTCACGCCGTTGATTTCCGCCATTCTGGACGAGCGGCGCAAGGAGCTCTACATGGAGGGCGACCGCTGGTTCGAACTCAAGCGTAACGGCTGTCCCGAATGGTGGGTGATCCAGCAGTCGGGAAGCACGCTGCCGGTCAAATACGTGGTGCGGCGGTATCTCTATACGATGCCCGTGAGTGTCCGGGACATCCGGAACAGTCAGGGAAAGATCGCCCAGAACCCGGGTTATGAATTTTGA